The Lusitaniella coriacea LEGE 07157 sequence CTAATACGATATCCGTTTAAATCGCCCTAGTTAGGACTGACACGGAGACACGGTGAATTTTTATGATGTGCAATTAGAAGAATTTGATATAGGATCAAGAGATTTTCCATTGCATATTTAGCGATTTGCATGGCTCCTCAAACCGCAGAACTGCAATATAGAAAGCGTATTTGGGGTTGAGAAGGGAAAGAAAAGAGCGGGTATTGTGACCCAACCCGCTACTCTCGTTCTGCCTCGACCTAAAGGATAGGTGCAGTCGTGAAGTTGTTCTTTTCACACTATGGCGTTTTTACGGGGAGCGTTCCAGGGAAGATGGGAAAGTTAAGGGGGAATTTAAGGAGAGGAATGAGAGTATGTCCCTTGCCGCTAGGATAAAAGCATTGAAGTTCGCGATCGCGAGATTAATTATGATGCGTAAAACACTTATCTTTCTGCCCGCTTTTTTGTCAGCAATTCCCTTGATTGCGACGGAAAGTCTCGCTCAAACGTCGGTTTCGGTGGTAGCTAACCCGGATATCCTCCAGGAACAGCTATCCGATGCGCTGGCGCTAGGGGATGCGATTGAACCGCAAATTCCCCTTCAAATGTCAGGAATTGATAATACGGAGGTGCGGGACGTTCAAACCGTCGAAAGCTTATACGGCGAGATTCATCGAGAGGCTCGCTTTTTAACATTTTCCCCACCAACTCGAATTTTGAACCCTATATCGGCGCGGGGTTGGGTCTATCTTGGCTTTCTGCGAATAATCTCAGCTGCACCTATCCGGGAACCAATTTGGGTGTTGCAGTAGACGACACGACGTTAGGATTTGTATATCAATTTATGGCGGGAGTGGGATACTACTTCAATCCCCGCACGGCTGTAACTTTTTGCTACCGCTACTTTGACGTTCTCGACCGCTCCTTTGAAACCCCTCTCGGAGAAATTAATCTTGAAGGGATTGGGGTACACAATTTGGAGGTCGGTTTGCGCTACTTCTTCTAACTAACTAATTAATTAGTTAATAAAATTGCCCACCTCGACTCGATTGAAGTGGGCAATATAAGTTTCCGGTTTTACGCTAAATCGCGATGAACTAAACAGTTCCGGGTTTCGGGTCGATTTTAGGCTTTTGCACCGAACCCATCGCTGTCGAGACGCGATTCGCCAAGTCTTCATCCACTTCGCGGAAGAGGGCAATTTGGTGCTTTTGGATAATATCCATGCATTTGCCTAAACTACCTGCAATATTCTTGACTAGACGCTTTTTCTCGTCTTCATCAAGCATTTTATAGAACAGGCGAGCTTGGTCGGCGTGGTCGTTTTCATCGAGTTCCACGCGGTCTGCCATGCCTTCAAGGGGAGAAGGTGGGGGAATGATACTCTCATCGGCTTTCGGGTAATCGTGGTGGGTGGGGTGGTAGTTCGTCCGACTGCCGTTGTTCCCATCAACCCGCATTAAGCCGTCGCGATAGGGTGCATTCACCTTCGCCGCATGGGCGGTATTGACGGGAATTGTGTCGTAGTTTACGCCAAGGCGATGGCGGTGCGTGTCGGCGTAGGACATGATGCGAGCTTGTAGCATCCGGTCGGGCGACCAAGAAATGCCAGGAACGATGTTACCGGGGGAGAATGCCGCTTGTTCGACTTCGGCGAAGAAGTTTTCGGGATTGCAATTGAGTTCAAAACGACCCACTCGTTGGAGGGGATAGTCTGCGTGGGGCCATACTTTGGTGAGGTCGAAGGGATTCCAGGGAAAGCTTTTCGCCTGTTCTTCGGTCATGGTCTGGATGTGCAGTGTCCAGGAGGGATAGTTACCTTCGTCAATCGCTTGGTAGAGGTCTTTGGTCGCCCAGCGCGGTTCGAGTCCCTGGAGATGCATCCACTGTTCTTCTGTGAAGAATTTGTTGCCTTGATCGGTTTTGAAGTGGAATTTGACCCAAGTTCGTTGATTGTCAGCATCAATGAAACTGAAGGTATGACTGCCGTAGCCGTTCATGTGTCGCCATCCCATCGGCGCGCCGCGATCGCCCATCAGCCAAAGAACTTGGTGTATGCTTTCGGGGACGAGGGACCAGAAGTCCCACCACATTTCGTCCTGTCGCCAGTTTTGTTGGGGATTCTCTTTTTGAGAGCGAATAAAGTCCATGAATTTCATGGGGTCGCGGACGAAGAAAATGGGAGTGTTGTTACCGACTAAATCCCAGTTCCCATCTTCGGTGTAGAATTTCATGGCAAAGCCACGGATGTCGCGATAAATATCTGAACCGCCTTTGGACTTGGCTACGGTTGAGAAACGGACGAACATTTCGGTTTCTTTGCCAACTTCGGAGAAGAGTTTGGCTTTGGTTAAGTGGGTGATGTCGTCGGTGACGGTAAATGTGCCATAAGCGCCCGATCCTACAGCATGAACGACTCGCTCTGGAATTCGCTCTCGATTAAAGTGAGCCATTTTCTCGAGGAGCGTGTAGTCTTCGAGGAGTAAGGGACCGTATTTACCTGCGGATCTTGAGACTTCATTACTCGGTATGGGAACTCCGGCTGCGTTGGTGAGGGTGTTCTTTTCTTCAGACATGAAATTAACCTTTTGTGTGGAGGGGAGCGTTGAGAAATAAGCGATCGCGGTATCATAGCGATCGCTTCTTGGTTCGTGAGGTAGGCGTAGGATGTTGCGCTCACAACCCTACTACCATTGATGAACGCAATTCACTATACAATCGTCAATCTTCGTTCCGAATGAGTCAAAAGGTAGATTATTGCTTGTTGTAGTAGTAACCTCTCGATCGTCAGCCATTAGCCAAAACCTTGCTATTTATAGCTTTTAGCTTTGCAAGATATACAGCATAACGAACTTCAAGGAGAATGTTTTTTTCTTTTATCCGAATCGCCGTATCTCCGCATCTCCCCGTCTAGAAGCTTACTGAGAGTCCGCGATCGCGCGCTGCCCCTCAGAAGAACTTGCAAACCCCAAAAACGCTTGCACTGCGGGAGAAGCAGGTTCTTTATAAACGTAAGCTAACGTGCGCTGATAGGGATAATTCGGCGCTTCTGGGGTCAATCCATCCACCGCAACGGTGCGGACAGTTTGTTGGGAAGCAACTTGCGCGTAGGTTGCATAGCCGATCCCGCCAGTTCCCAAAGCGCGCAATAGGGGGGTTGTGGCATCCCGATCCATTGTCTCGAAATTCGATCCGTTGCCAAAGTTTGCGCCCTTGAGAACCAATTCTTTGAAGGCTTGATGGGTTCCGCTCACGTCAGGGCGATTAATGACGCGAATCGTGCCTGTTTGTCCGCTAATTTCCGACCAATTCGTGATTTTCCCTGTAAAAATGTCGATAACTTGCTGTTGTTTTAATCCGCGACGGAAGGGATTTTGCACGCCAACCACAAGCGCGATCGCGTCCTGAGCAACGGAAACTGCCACTAACCCCTGATTTTCCTCATCTAAGGTGAGGGGACGAGAAATCGCTGCAATATCCGCACTTCCCCCTGAAACGGCGTTAATTCCATTCCCCGTTCCCTGTGCTTGCGTTTGAACGGTTGTCCCTGAAAACTGTTGTTCAAAGCTATTTTTCAGTCCTTGATTGATTTTCACCATGCTCGTCGAACCATTGATCCGAATGGTTGTCCCGGCTGGAACGGTTGCGGGTAGGGAAAATTTGGGTGTAGAAGAATTGACACTTCCGTTAGTTTGTGGTGTAGAGGGCGAATTTTCGTTAGATTGCTCTTCCTTTAAATCCCCTAGGGAAACCCCTCCCTTATTCGTAAACCACCAAAAACCGGCACCGAGAATGCCCAATGTAATTACCAGCGCCAAAATCAGCGGTAATGTTTCATTCTTCTGCGACATAGCTTTTTTTAACCGTAATTATTCAACAATCTAACGAATCCGAACAAATCCAGTTTTCCGAATGAGTTCTTGACCCTGATTCGTTAATAATAATTTGGCATAGGCTTCTCCCGCCTGTTCGTCTTCTTGCTCGTTCTGCTTGACAATCACGAATAAACGGCGCGTAATGGGATACGTTCCATCTTGAAACGCCTCTCCATTCACTTGATTGCGCCTTGCGGGACATTCATTGAGGGGAACAAACGGGGAATTGTAGGGAGTAACCAGTTCCTTAGCAGTACGTCCCAGAGGTAACGATTTTACGCCACATTGAGGCACGACTTCCGGTGCAGAGGCAAAATAAATCCCCCCTGGATTATTAGTAACCTCTCGCAAGGCTTGGGTTGTCGTGCCAATAAACCGAACATTCCCAGAAAAAGTTTCTCCCCCCAAAACATTATCCGCGAAAAATCCAATGGTTCCTCCCTCACCCAGTCGCCGACTGTAGGCAAGAATGGGAAGATTTCTCCCGCCAACTTGATTCCAATTCGATATCTTCCCGGTGTAAATTTCTTTAAGCTGCGTTACCGTCAAGCCGGGAATATCCAAGTCTGGATGAACCGCAACCACAATTGCATCAAGGGCAATTGGAATTTCTTTGAGGGTAAATCCTTTTTGCTGCGCCTTGCGATATTCTGGTTCTTTAAGGGCGCGAGAAGATTGGGCAAAATCCAGTTGACCGTTTAAGAGCATTTTAATCCCCGTACTCGAACCGGGCGCGCTAATCGTCGGTTGAGTGTAGCGTAACTGAAACTGGGGATAAACGGTTTGAATCGCTGAATCTAATTCTTTGCGAATGGGAGCCCAAGTCGTGCTTCCGCCATAGTTATAAAGTCCGCTAGGAACGTCCTTAACCTGCGCAAAGGTTTGAGTTGTGGTTGTATTGGAAGAGGTATTTGCTTTGGAAGGTTTGGGATTTTGCGAGTTGGCTATAGGAGAATTGGAATGGCGAGTAAACCACCAAAAACCACCGCCCAAAATTCCTACTGTCATCAAAAGAGCTAAAACTAAAGGTAAGGTTTCGTTTTTTTGTGACATGATGAAAGTTAAGATTAATTAAAATTTAGGTTATCTTTTATGTTGCAATGAAAGGATTTGGCAATCATCTGTAGAATAAAATGTTTTAGGCGAATTAGAACAACTCAAAATAACCTACTATTATTGATTTTGGAGAATTTACGCGATCGTTACTCATGGGAAGCGAAAGAATTACTTTATTATCTACCAGAGAAATTGAGAAAATGCGCCGTGCAGGACGTTTAGCCGCACAACTTCTCGATTATCTCGCACCAATGATTCAACCGGGAATCAGCACCCTAGAATTGAATGACGCAGCCGAAGGCTGGACTCAGGAACAGGGTGCGAAAAGCGCGCCTCTCGGCTACAACGGCTTTCCGAAGTCCATTTGTACCAGTATTAATGAGGTAATTTGCCACGGTATTCCCAATGCCAAACAAATCCTGAAAGAGGGGGATATTATCAACCTTGATGTTACGCCCATTCTGAATGGCTATCACGGAGATACATCGAGAACCTTTTTTGTGGGTACGCCTTCTCCCAAAGCGAAAAAGCTGGTGGAGGTGACAGAAGAATGTTTGCGACGGGGAATTGCAGAGGTGAAACCGGGCGCTAAGATTGGCGATATTGGTGCGGCAATTCAAGAATATGCGGAGTCTAATGGTTTTTCTGTGGTGCGCGATTTTGTGG is a genomic window containing:
- a CDS encoding outer membrane protein, with translation MGLSWLSANNLSCTYPGTNLGVAVDDTTLGFVYQFMAGVGYYFNPRTAVTFCYRYFDVLDRSFETPLGEINLEGIGVHNLEVGLRYFF
- a CDS encoding catalase; this translates as MSEEKNTLTNAAGVPIPSNEVSRSAGKYGPLLLEDYTLLEKMAHFNRERIPERVVHAVGSGAYGTFTVTDDITHLTKAKLFSEVGKETEMFVRFSTVAKSKGGSDIYRDIRGFAMKFYTEDGNWDLVGNNTPIFFVRDPMKFMDFIRSQKENPQQNWRQDEMWWDFWSLVPESIHQVLWLMGDRGAPMGWRHMNGYGSHTFSFIDADNQRTWVKFHFKTDQGNKFFTEEQWMHLQGLEPRWATKDLYQAIDEGNYPSWTLHIQTMTEEQAKSFPWNPFDLTKVWPHADYPLQRVGRFELNCNPENFFAEVEQAAFSPGNIVPGISWSPDRMLQARIMSYADTHRHRLGVNYDTIPVNTAHAAKVNAPYRDGLMRVDGNNGSRTNYHPTHHDYPKADESIIPPPSPLEGMADRVELDENDHADQARLFYKMLDEDEKKRLVKNIAGSLGKCMDIIQKHQIALFREVDEDLANRVSTAMGSVQKPKIDPKPGTV
- a CDS encoding phosphate ABC transporter substrate-binding protein; amino-acid sequence: MSQKNETLPLILALVITLGILGAGFWWFTNKGGVSLGDLKEEQSNENSPSTPQTNGSVNSSTPKFSLPATVPAGTTIRINGSTSMVKINQGLKNSFEQQFSGTTVQTQAQGTGNGINAVSGGSADIAAISRPLTLDEENQGLVAVSVAQDAIALVVGVQNPFRRGLKQQQVIDIFTGKITNWSEISGQTGTIRVINRPDVSGTHQAFKELVLKGANFGNGSNFETMDRDATTPLLRALGTGGIGYATYAQVASQQTVRTVAVDGLTPEAPNYPYQRTLAYVYKEPASPAVQAFLGFASSSEGQRAIADSQ
- a CDS encoding PstS family phosphate ABC transporter substrate-binding protein — encoded protein: MSQKNETLPLVLALLMTVGILGGGFWWFTRHSNSPIANSQNPKPSKANTSSNTTTTQTFAQVKDVPSGLYNYGGSTTWAPIRKELDSAIQTVYPQFQLRYTQPTISAPGSSTGIKMLLNGQLDFAQSSRALKEPEYRKAQQKGFTLKEIPIALDAIVVAVHPDLDIPGLTVTQLKEIYTGKISNWNQVGGRNLPILAYSRRLGEGGTIGFFADNVLGGETFSGNVRFIGTTTQALREVTNNPGGIYFASAPEVVPQCGVKSLPLGRTAKELVTPYNSPFVPLNECPARRNQVNGEAFQDGTYPITRRLFVIVKQNEQEDEQAGEAYAKLLLTNQGQELIRKTGFVRIR
- the map gene encoding type I methionyl aminopeptidase, giving the protein MGSERITLLSTREIEKMRRAGRLAAQLLDYLAPMIQPGISTLELNDAAEGWTQEQGAKSAPLGYNGFPKSICTSINEVICHGIPNAKQILKEGDIINLDVTPILNGYHGDTSRTFFVGTPSPKAKKLVEVTEECLRRGIAEVKPGAKIGDIGAAIQEYAESNGFSVVRDFVGHGISNIFHTAPQVPHYGRRGKGKRLRKGMVFTIEPMINEGTWEAELLEDGWTAITKDGKLSAQFEHTLAVTDEGVEILTSRDR